Within Lolium rigidum isolate FL_2022 chromosome 5, APGP_CSIRO_Lrig_0.1, whole genome shotgun sequence, the genomic segment CATCTTAATGGGTTAAAACAGTATTTGAAGTCCTTACTTATGTTCATCTTAATGGCATGAATTATGAATTGAAGTCCCTTACCATCTTTTCAGCAGTTTCTTGTTCTAAGCtctagattatcatttcatgctgACCATGGATTCAACTTTTAAGGGTTTATGGAGCTTTATTTGTACTTATGCGCGTTATCTTATATGTTGGTCATGCAGTACTGTGGTAATTCTAAAATCTATACCTTTGATGGTTGTCAATAATCATTGTAGATTGCAAGATGCACAAACGATGGAAACGTTAGCAGTCCACTGCAGGGGCTGAATTGTGCATATATGTTTCTCTTAGGAGGCACTAAGGCTTCACTAAACTAATACAGTCAATTTCAATTCAAGATATGTAATCATCCATCTTAAAGAGGAAGATTACCTTAGACCCTGCTGTAGTTGATCTATTTCTTCCCTTACCAAACAAATCCCGGGTTCTGCTACCTGTTATATGGTGCAAAAGAATATCAGTTATCTTTGGTATCATCGTCACATACAAAATAAGTTATTTAGTGTTAGAACAAAAATGTGATGTTTGTTTGGTTGCTTAATAAACCACTTTTTGTAAAATGAATCGATCTTTTTTCTAACAAAAATTGTGTTCCTCCCAATTGTATCTAAATGTGATCCACCCTGAGTCTCATCCAGTGGCTCACTTGGATATTTAATACGTTAGTCCCTACAGATGAGTTTTTACTAGATACATATCTCTTTGGAGTTCTTACAAATATTGCAATGTTTTCAAGCTTTGCAAAGTAAATATGTAGACCTTGCTTTGCAGAGCTCTGTTTTGCATTTGACTTTCTACCACGTCGCCCTGGTACCTCTTAACCAAGCTTTGCATGTTTCTTGCATTTTGTGAACAAAAGGAAAACATCTCAGAGTTGCAGTCACACATTTAAAAATCACCATGTAGCATGAATTTTGGAAACGCACCCATTAGTTGCCAGTTCATGGAGTTTTCCCTGAGAGGAGAAAATGATAACACCGACTTCAGCATCGCAAAGCACTGAGAGTTCCCTGGCCTTCTTGAGCAGCCCTTCTCGACGCTTGCAGAAGGTTACCCGTCTGTGGGCAAGGTTCTCAATTCGTCGCATCCGCACCTTCCCTCTGACCATGGTTTCCACTCTGCCTGCAGATGACCTTCAGCCTGGACTAGCCTTGAAGTTATAGTGGTGCTACTAAAAGATATTAACTGCGTACTCCTCTCAGATCAAACTACTGATGCAATGAAGCGATCTGCTTTTATATAGCACTCCCAACTTCAGAGGAATATGAGGCTTGCTTGGCATCCCTCCAGGGTACTTAAAAGTTAAAAGCACTTTGCAAGTCATTGTACATCTTTCATTTTGCTCTTGTAGATTCTCATAAATATTGTAATATGGTACAGTATTATACTTATTGCTTCTTTGCTTTGTCACTAATGACTAATTTAACTAATCTTGTAAGATTCTGATATCACATCTAAGGACCTTTTCATTGTTTATCTCACTAAAGGTCGGTTATCTTGAACATATAGAGTTACATATTATCAGATTTCACCATTAGTTTATTCTGTAGTTCCAGTGCAGGATTGACTCTTGGTCTTGTTTCCGGAATCCAATAAATTGCTGTAGTTCGAGACTAATCTAACTAATAATTGTAGAGTATTTGTAGAAATCTAGGTGCTAAGCATATCTCCAGGGTATTATACCAGTCACAATGCGAAATTACGTGACTGTTTGGATCTAGAACTCATTTTTATACTGTACCACGTTGTGTACACTGGTATTTATTTGTTGGATCTCAATGTGCTCTTTCTCCGTGCTGTATTATTATTGTTTTGATAATTCATACTTTCTCAATCACTTTTCTTAATATTATGCTCTAGTTGCATGGCAAAGTTATGTTTACATCTCTCTGTATTTGATTCCAAACTTCTTTTTGTGATTAATATGGCCATATTATACCAGTGCCTTGACATTTCAAGAAGCAGTTGCTTAGCATAACTGAATGACATATACTATGCGACTCGTAATTTCTGACCAAATGCAAATGCTTTTCTTTTTGGATATTTTTTGTGTTCATCCGGGGTGAAAAAGTAAGTTTCTTTACCGTTTCAGTTAATCATGTGTCATGGTAACAATCTCTGCATGTCTTTATACCGGGTTCTTGAGCTGCCAACAAAATTTTAATTTGATAAGGGACATGATCTGCTTAGTTTCCAGAACATGCCATCTGCTGACGTGGGAACAGCAGTAGTGGTGAAATGTACTAAAATGTGTTCGTGATATCTGATAAGCATGTACTGTACGTGGAAAATCCTAGATGTAGGCAACACTTCAAACATGTAGGTTTAATATCTATATGCCATACTGGCTGCTGCAGCTTTGACTGGTAATTATTTTGAACCATGATTGAATGTGTGCTTAAAACTCTTCCATGTTTGAGAGGCCAAGAAGTAGTGTTAATTTTAACTGGAAAAATTGATGATACGTTGGCAGTTTCCAGTTATTTTCCTTTCTAAGGAATGTTTCATGCCGCGTGCAATTTGGAATAAAGTTTCAGTGAATCGGATTCAGTTATTCCTTAAAAAGAGGCAAAAGCCTAAAGGGTGTTCAATTTTTTTCCTTCAAATTATTATTGTTATTCTTGTTGTCCGTTGGTCCTGTTAGTGAATGAATATTAGGTGTTCTTCTAGTGATATCTTGTTCTCCGTTTTAAAACACATTGGTTTAACGACCAGGGATGATACTCTCTAGAAAATTTATTTTGTAAATGAAATAGTCTAAAACACATGAAATAAATAAGTTGCCTAACATGTATATGCACGCTAAATTTAATCGACGTGGCATTATTGTGTATATGGCAAATTAATGTTGATGTTGCAAGCAAGTTAGTTAAAGCCGTAGATAAGATGAAATCAACGGCCTAGAAAACCTGATGTGGATAGCTGGCATGAAGAGATAAACTATCACAATTGCAGTTGGGGTTTTTTGCTTTATAAGAAGTATATAAATAGGAAATTCTGTTCAGCACTAAATAACACAGCAAATCCCAAAGGCTGTAATGGATACAGTAAAGTAAGCTTGTTGCATCTTCATTAGATTTAAGCCTGTAAGGTCAAAGAGTTATTTTCTTTCTCTAGCTTAATTGCACCGCTGTTGCTACCTGTTCATGCCAAGCATACTATGATATCTGTGACAGACAATATTACTTTTGACTTTTGAGCTCTAGGATGCTTTGCCTCAGTACGCGATAAGCTAATATATATGCTTCCGAGTCAAAACATTAAGCAACAAAATGGAATCTGCACTTAGTCATGCAGCTATTATATTGCCcattatattttttcgaaatggggtatccccagcctctgcatcaattgatgcatgcggCTTTCTTTATTAAAACGAATCCAGTTATtacaagtagcaaaataaaaaaattcaaaacttattacagcTCATGGATCACCTAAAGTTGCTACAAAAACAAGCCATCTAAAAACCACTAGCATGAAACGCCTTTGCATCATCATGATAGTCTTCGATCAGCACG encodes:
- the LOC124652298 gene encoding MADS-box transcription factor 33-like; this translates as MVRGKVRMRRIENLAHRRVTFCKRREGLLKKARELSVLCDAEVGVIIFSSQGKLHELATNGNMQSLVKRYQGDVVESQMQNRALQSKVAEPGICLVREEIDQLQQGLRSMYGGGAGDMTLDKLHTLEKSLELWICQMRSAKMLIMQQEIQFLENKVKEQNELMNMCSVFGGSPYSTHPVSNGNCFFSI